The following coding sequences lie in one Mycobacterium gordonae genomic window:
- a CDS encoding ATPase, which produces MPEMRQLHVYDCALMGAVQLRVFLATMMVAGSFAIALVAATPAPAEPETCPPVCDQIPSSAWIDRRSIPLHSVYDWPDLGGIDTAVTGGGTPQFKFEQVCNTTALPKDSRNSAVTARAMVAQPDGQWQLYAQIVHWRGDTARGGALAASVFSTAVAALRGCQLGAAAQSPSITDDESTRMAAVVSGPLILHTYLVAHVASSTISELTLWAAGTPRVPWPVLNDATVLDALIAPLCGAYIASCP; this is translated from the coding sequence ATGCCCGAAATGCGTCAGTTGCATGTCTACGATTGTGCCTTGATGGGGGCCGTGCAGCTGAGAGTGTTTCTGGCGACCATGATGGTCGCCGGTAGCTTCGCGATCGCGCTCGTCGCCGCTACCCCCGCACCCGCCGAGCCCGAGACCTGCCCGCCGGTGTGCGATCAGATCCCGAGCTCAGCGTGGATCGACCGGCGGTCGATACCACTGCACTCGGTGTACGACTGGCCGGACCTCGGCGGTATCGACACCGCCGTGACAGGTGGCGGAACCCCGCAGTTCAAGTTCGAGCAGGTCTGCAACACCACGGCGCTACCGAAGGACAGCCGCAACTCCGCTGTCACCGCACGCGCCATGGTTGCCCAGCCAGACGGTCAGTGGCAGCTGTACGCGCAGATAGTGCACTGGCGCGGGGACACCGCCCGCGGCGGCGCGCTGGCCGCCTCGGTGTTCAGCACCGCCGTCGCCGCGCTGCGCGGATGCCAACTGGGGGCGGCCGCGCAGTCGCCGTCGATCACCGACGACGAATCGACCCGGATGGCTGCCGTGGTCAGCGGGCCGCTGATCTTGCACACCTACCTGGTAGCGCACGTGGCGAGTAGCACAATCAGTGAACTCACATTGTGGGCAGCGGGGACGCCGCGGGTGCCCTGGCCAGTGCTCAACGATGCCACCGTACTGGACGCCCTGATCGCCCCGCTGTGCGGGGCCTACATCGCATCATGTCCGTGA
- a CDS encoding LLM class flavin-dependent oxidoreductase, with the protein MKIDILYSAARHPWPQLLDRVLQAEADGLGRAWVFDHLCGAMLSGTRMLECFTLAGALAAATSTIGIGTLVVNAANRPAGVTVAAAASVQEISGGRFVFGLGAGAAPGTAWSREHELLDIPLYDSVERRHQHLIDVIDLCDAQWDPDRTDTWAAFPLPSPRPPILLGVNSTGLAKIAGTRCDAMNIALDHPRFEEFIAAARTARAASALADRPFEVTAWTPLRDAALDPDGDAHRRVAEVGGDGLVLVA; encoded by the coding sequence GTGAAAATCGACATTCTCTACAGTGCGGCCAGGCATCCCTGGCCGCAGTTGCTCGACCGGGTATTGCAGGCTGAGGCCGACGGCTTGGGTAGAGCGTGGGTTTTCGACCATCTCTGCGGCGCGATGTTGTCGGGAACCCGAATGTTGGAGTGCTTCACCTTGGCCGGCGCGCTGGCGGCCGCGACCTCCACCATCGGTATCGGCACCCTGGTGGTCAACGCGGCCAACCGGCCGGCCGGAGTCACCGTCGCGGCGGCCGCTTCGGTGCAAGAGATCAGCGGCGGCCGCTTCGTGTTCGGACTGGGCGCCGGGGCCGCTCCCGGCACTGCCTGGTCCCGGGAGCATGAATTGCTCGATATCCCGCTGTATGACTCGGTAGAGCGCCGCCACCAGCACCTCATCGACGTCATCGACCTGTGCGACGCCCAATGGGACCCGGATCGAACGGACACCTGGGCAGCTTTTCCGCTGCCGTCGCCTCGCCCGCCGATATTGCTCGGGGTCAACAGCACGGGCCTGGCCAAGATTGCCGGCACGCGATGCGACGCCATGAACATCGCGCTGGATCACCCGCGATTCGAGGAGTTCATCGCTGCGGCCCGTACCGCTCGCGCCGCGTCTGCGCTGGCGGATCGTCCCTTCGAAGTCACCGCATGGACCCCGCTGCGCGACGCCGCCCTGGATCCGGACGGGGATGCGCACCGCCGCGTCGCCGAGGTGGGCGGCGACGGCTTGGTTCTGGTCGCCTAG
- a CDS encoding LLM class flavin-dependent oxidoreductase, producing MNSDVRFGLILALTVNGLAVSAYRDMVAVSQQAEQCGFDSVWLCDHFLTISPDDYVKDAGIAVESSGADPGGPPASLPLLECWTALSALARDTTRLRLGTSVLCNSYRHPSVLAKMAATLDVISEGRLDLGMGAGWFQREFDAYGIPFPPVRERVSALAESLEVMKAVWTEPNPTFAGQFYTLNGAICDPPPVQRPHPPLWIGGEGDRVHRIAAKSAQGLNVRWWSPRQIAARRDFLSRACESAGRDPATLRLSVTALLAPTESAEQEARVRAEFASIPESGLIVGSPDSCVERIREYQRCGVDQFLFAIPHVVQSEYLDTVGRDIIPLARSH from the coding sequence GTGAATTCCGACGTGCGGTTCGGCCTCATCTTGGCGCTGACGGTCAACGGGCTTGCGGTGAGCGCATATCGCGACATGGTCGCCGTCTCCCAGCAGGCGGAGCAATGCGGCTTCGATTCGGTATGGCTGTGCGATCACTTCCTCACCATCAGTCCCGATGACTACGTCAAGGACGCGGGCATTGCCGTTGAATCCAGCGGTGCGGACCCGGGCGGACCGCCCGCCTCGCTTCCGCTGTTGGAGTGCTGGACGGCGCTGAGTGCTCTGGCGCGGGACACCACCCGGTTGCGCCTGGGCACCAGCGTGCTGTGCAACTCCTACCGTCATCCTTCGGTGCTGGCGAAGATGGCTGCGACACTCGACGTCATCTCCGAGGGACGGCTCGATCTCGGCATGGGCGCCGGCTGGTTCCAGCGTGAGTTCGACGCCTACGGCATCCCCTTTCCGCCAGTGCGCGAACGGGTCTCGGCGCTTGCCGAGTCGCTGGAAGTGATGAAGGCCGTGTGGACCGAGCCGAACCCCACGTTCGCCGGGCAGTTCTACACCTTGAACGGCGCCATCTGTGATCCACCCCCGGTGCAGCGGCCCCATCCGCCGCTGTGGATCGGCGGGGAGGGCGACCGGGTGCACCGCATCGCCGCCAAGTCCGCCCAGGGTCTCAACGTGCGGTGGTGGTCGCCTCGACAGATCGCCGCGCGCCGCGACTTCCTCAGCCGCGCCTGCGAGTCCGCGGGCCGCGACCCGGCGACGCTGCGCCTGTCGGTCACGGCCCTGCTCGCACCCACCGAATCCGCCGAACAGGAGGCACGGGTCCGCGCCGAGTTCGCCTCGATCCCCGAATCGGGGCTCATCGTGGGTTCCCCCGACAGCTGCGTCGAGCGCATCCGCGAATACCAGCGCTGCGGTGTCGACCAGTTCCTGTTCGCGATTCCCCATGTGGTCCAATCCGAGTACCTCGACACCGTCGGACGCGACATCATCCCCCTGGCGAGGTCGCACTGA
- a CDS encoding MBL fold metallo-hydrolase — protein MQLTHFGHSCLLAEFGQTKILFDPGSFAHGFEGITGLSAILITHQHPDHVDVSRLPALLEGNPDAVLYADPQTTEQLGEPCRSVHVGDELAVGQLSIRAVGGRHAVIHPEIPVIENISFLVGDGEHRARLMHPGDALFVPKEPVDVLATPAAAPWMKISEAVDYLRAVAPDRAVPIHQGVVAPEARGIYYGRLTEMTSTDFQVLPEEEAVTF, from the coding sequence ATGCAACTGACGCATTTCGGGCATTCTTGTTTACTTGCCGAGTTCGGTCAGACCAAGATTCTTTTTGATCCCGGCAGTTTCGCCCACGGCTTCGAAGGAATCACCGGCCTGTCGGCGATTCTGATCACCCACCAGCATCCCGACCACGTCGACGTCTCACGGCTGCCGGCGTTGCTCGAGGGCAATCCTGATGCCGTGTTGTACGCCGACCCGCAGACCACCGAGCAACTCGGCGAGCCGTGCCGTTCGGTGCATGTCGGCGACGAACTCGCGGTCGGACAGCTCAGTATCCGGGCCGTCGGCGGCAGACATGCCGTCATTCACCCGGAAATCCCGGTGATAGAGAACATTTCGTTTCTCGTCGGCGACGGCGAGCACCGCGCGCGGTTGATGCATCCCGGTGACGCGTTGTTCGTCCCCAAGGAACCGGTGGATGTCCTGGCCACTCCGGCCGCCGCCCCGTGGATGAAGATCTCGGAGGCCGTCGACTACCTGCGGGCGGTCGCACCCGACCGGGCGGTGCCCATTCACCAGGGTGTGGTGGCGCCCGAGGCGCGGGGCATTTACTACGGCCGGCTCACCGAGATGACCAGCACGGACTTTCAGGTTCTTCCGGAGGAGGAGGCCGTCACCTTCTGA
- the purS gene encoding phosphoribosylformylglycinamidine synthase subunit PurS, with product MARVVVHVMPKAEILDPQGQAIVGALGRLGHPGISDVRQGKRFELEVDDTVDDSQLAEIAESLLANTVIEDWTISRDPQ from the coding sequence GTGGCCCGGGTGGTCGTACATGTGATGCCCAAAGCGGAGATCCTTGACCCGCAGGGGCAGGCGATTGTCGGCGCCCTGGGGCGGTTGGGTCATCCCGGAATCTCAGATGTCCGTCAAGGCAAGAGATTTGAACTAGAGGTCGACGACACGGTAGATGACTCCCAGCTCGCCGAGATCGCGGAGTCGCTGCTGGCGAACACGGTGATCGAGGACTGGACCATCAGCCGGGACCCGCAGTGA
- a CDS encoding DUF2334 domain-containing protein: protein MSGKLIVSVSGIGEQTLTDVADFCAQMDARAVPVSLLVAPRLGSDYRLDRDTRTVDWLSERRARGDALVLHGYNDAATKKRRGEFATLHAHEANLRIKAADRVLEHLGLRTRLFAAPGWLVSPGVVKALPHNGFRLLADAYGITDLVRDHTVRARVLGIGEGFLAEPWWCRMVVLSADRIARRGGVVRIAVAARHLRKPGPRQAMLDAVDLALLQECTPTVYSWRPRRAMLDAA, encoded by the coding sequence ATGTCTGGAAAACTGATCGTCTCGGTTTCGGGAATCGGCGAGCAAACGCTGACTGACGTCGCCGACTTCTGTGCTCAGATGGACGCCCGTGCTGTTCCCGTGTCACTGCTCGTGGCACCGCGGCTGGGCAGTGACTATCGACTCGACCGCGACACCCGCACCGTGGACTGGCTGAGCGAGCGTCGCGCTCGCGGCGACGCCCTGGTACTGCACGGCTACAACGATGCCGCCACCAAGAAGCGGCGAGGTGAGTTCGCGACGCTGCACGCGCACGAGGCCAACCTGCGCATCAAGGCCGCCGACCGGGTGCTCGAGCACCTCGGCCTGCGCACCCGGCTGTTCGCGGCGCCGGGCTGGCTCGTCTCCCCGGGAGTCGTCAAGGCCCTACCGCACAACGGTTTTCGGCTCCTCGCCGACGCTTACGGGATTACCGACCTGGTCCGCGACCACACGGTGCGGGCCCGCGTCCTGGGTATCGGCGAAGGGTTTCTGGCCGAACCGTGGTGGTGTCGGATGGTGGTGCTGTCCGCCGACCGGATCGCCCGGCGCGGCGGGGTGGTACGCATTGCCGTCGCGGCGCGTCACCTGCGCAAGCCTGGCCCACGGCAGGCGATGCTGGATGCCGTCGACCTGGCCCTGTTACAGGAATGCACGCCCACCGTGTACAGCTGGCGACCGCGGAGGGCGATGCTCGACGCCGCCTGA
- a CDS encoding DHA2 family efflux MFS transporter permease subunit: MLSNAMDKAPSAPADAVLPTTATGESTPLDYPDKLDAATLRVAGVCILASVMLSVDTTVVSVAQRTFIVQFESTQTVVGWTMTGYTLALATVIPLAGWAADRFGTKRLWMGSVVAFMVGSLLCAVAPSILLLNIFRAVQGMCGGMLMPLGFMILTRVAGPKRLGRLMSVLGIPMLLGPIGGPILGGWLLNAFSWPWIFLINLPIGLCAFLLAKFVFPRDQPVPSETFDAVGVLLLSPGLAMFLFGVSSIPGRGTLADRHVLVPAIIGLALITAFVLHALHRADHPLIDLRLFRIPAVTHANVTALIFSIAFFGSLLLIPSYLQQVMGQTPMQSGLHLIPQGLGAMLTMPWAGIFMDRKGPGRSVLLGISLITIGLGVFTFGVARQAEYSPVLLLGLGVVGMGMGCTMMPLSGASVQALAPHEIARGSTLISVNFQVGGSIGTALMSMVLTSQFNRSANICAANELARRQEEAVRHGIPVDPSTVPQRTLQPDFATGLLHDLSHAYTVVLLIAVALVAVTLIPASFLPKKPAA, encoded by the coding sequence ATGCTCAGCAACGCCATGGACAAGGCGCCATCCGCACCGGCCGACGCCGTGCTGCCCACCACCGCGACGGGAGAGTCGACCCCGCTCGACTATCCCGACAAGCTCGACGCTGCCACCCTCCGCGTGGCCGGGGTGTGCATCCTGGCTTCGGTGATGCTGTCGGTGGACACCACCGTCGTCAGCGTGGCGCAGCGCACCTTTATCGTGCAGTTCGAGTCGACCCAGACCGTGGTCGGCTGGACCATGACCGGCTACACGCTGGCCCTTGCCACGGTGATTCCGTTAGCCGGTTGGGCGGCCGACCGCTTCGGGACCAAGCGGCTCTGGATGGGTTCGGTGGTGGCGTTCATGGTGGGCTCACTACTGTGCGCCGTAGCGCCCAGCATCCTGCTGTTGAACATCTTCAGGGCGGTCCAGGGCATGTGTGGCGGCATGCTGATGCCGTTGGGGTTCATGATCCTGACGCGCGTAGCCGGCCCGAAACGACTGGGCCGCCTGATGTCGGTGCTGGGCATCCCGATGCTGCTCGGCCCCATCGGCGGACCGATTCTCGGCGGATGGTTGCTCAACGCCTTCAGTTGGCCCTGGATCTTCCTGATCAATCTGCCAATTGGGTTATGCGCTTTCCTGCTCGCCAAGTTCGTGTTCCCGCGGGATCAACCAGTGCCATCTGAAACGTTCGACGCTGTCGGCGTGCTGCTGCTCTCACCCGGCCTCGCCATGTTTCTGTTCGGGGTATCGTCTATCCCCGGCCGCGGCACGCTGGCCGACCGCCACGTGTTGGTACCGGCGATCATTGGTCTGGCATTGATCACGGCCTTCGTGTTGCACGCGTTGCACCGGGCGGATCACCCGCTCATCGATCTGCGACTGTTCCGGATCCCCGCGGTCACCCACGCCAATGTCACGGCATTGATCTTCTCGATCGCTTTTTTCGGGTCCCTGCTGCTCATCCCGAGTTACCTCCAGCAGGTGATGGGTCAGACTCCGATGCAGTCCGGTCTCCACCTGATTCCGCAGGGGCTTGGCGCCATGCTGACCATGCCGTGGGCCGGAATCTTCATGGACCGCAAGGGGCCGGGCCGGAGCGTTCTCCTGGGCATCTCGCTCATCACCATCGGGTTGGGCGTCTTCACCTTCGGTGTCGCGCGGCAAGCCGAATACTCACCTGTTCTGTTGTTGGGCCTGGGTGTTGTGGGCATGGGCATGGGTTGCACCATGATGCCGCTGTCGGGGGCTTCCGTGCAGGCCCTTGCGCCACACGAGATCGCTCGCGGTTCGACACTGATCAGCGTCAATTTCCAGGTTGGCGGCTCGATCGGGACGGCGCTGATGTCCATGGTGTTGACCAGTCAGTTCAACCGCAGTGCGAACATCTGCGCAGCAAACGAACTGGCGCGTCGCCAGGAGGAGGCCGTACGACACGGGATACCTGTGGACCCGTCAACGGTACCCCAGCGGACGCTGCAGCCAGACTTCGCCACCGGCCTGCTGCACGACCTTTCACATGCCTACACGGTGGTGTTGCTGATCGCCGTCGCGCTGGTGGCAGTGACGCTGATACCGGCCTCGTTCCTGCCCAAGAAACCCGCCGCCTAG
- a CDS encoding cupin domain-containing protein, whose product MATSDGFHPDFDSRHVDVRRTQVHHIRASQLDSDTAQTDGLQRFAAISGKSVGAEQLWMGETYIEPDTASGNHHHGESETAIYVRSGNPEFVFHDGVQEVRIKTEPGDYIFVPPFVPHREENPDPTTPAEVVIARNSQEAIVVNLPELYPL is encoded by the coding sequence ATGGCAACATCGGACGGATTCCACCCGGACTTCGACTCCCGGCACGTTGACGTGCGTCGCACGCAGGTTCATCACATCAGAGCGTCTCAACTCGATTCGGACACCGCCCAGACGGACGGCCTGCAGCGCTTCGCCGCCATCAGCGGCAAGTCGGTTGGCGCGGAGCAGTTGTGGATGGGCGAGACGTACATCGAGCCGGACACGGCGTCGGGCAACCATCACCACGGCGAGTCGGAGACGGCGATCTATGTGCGAAGTGGCAACCCGGAGTTCGTCTTTCATGATGGCGTCCAGGAGGTGCGCATCAAGACCGAGCCGGGCGACTACATCTTCGTCCCACCGTTCGTGCCTCATCGGGAGGAGAACCCGGACCCGACCACTCCCGCCGAGGTGGTCATCGCCCGCAACAGCCAGGAGGCCATCGTGGTGAACCTGCCGGAGCTCTACCCGCTCTGA
- a CDS encoding Rv0792c family HTH-type transcriptional regulator, with protein MSSAEARLDLDAAELEISRGSVPATTQLAEALKAQIVAQRLPRGGRLPSEKELIDRTGLSRVTVRAAVGLLESQGWLVRRQGLGTFVAEPVRQELASGVRTITEVLSDSGITPRVDVLSRAAIAAPQQVCNILGVSEVLCLRRLYRAGDEPLAVVTAYLPTALGQAVEPLLAGAPTETTYTMWEQELGVHIGRATYEIHASGASDDIAAALNLTTGAPVLVVDRISYTEDDKPLEVVQFHHRPERYRFAVTLPRTIVGPGAGIIEETNQ; from the coding sequence ATGTCATCTGCGGAGGCCCGCCTAGACCTCGACGCCGCTGAGCTGGAGATATCTCGTGGCAGCGTGCCGGCGACCACCCAACTCGCCGAGGCCTTGAAAGCGCAGATCGTCGCCCAACGGCTACCGCGAGGTGGGCGCTTGCCCAGCGAGAAGGAACTGATCGACCGGACCGGGTTGAGCCGGGTGACCGTGCGCGCGGCGGTGGGGCTGCTCGAGAGCCAGGGGTGGCTGGTGCGGAGGCAAGGCCTGGGCACCTTCGTCGCCGAACCGGTCAGGCAGGAGCTCGCGTCCGGCGTCCGCACCATCACAGAGGTGCTGTCAGACTCCGGCATCACTCCCCGGGTGGACGTGCTGTCTCGCGCGGCAATTGCGGCGCCGCAACAGGTTTGCAACATCTTGGGCGTCTCGGAAGTGCTATGTCTGCGTCGGCTCTATCGCGCCGGCGACGAACCACTCGCCGTGGTCACCGCATACCTTCCGACGGCGTTGGGGCAGGCCGTTGAGCCGTTACTCGCGGGCGCGCCGACCGAGACCACTTACACCATGTGGGAGCAGGAGCTCGGCGTGCACATCGGTCGCGCCACCTACGAGATTCATGCATCCGGCGCTTCCGATGACATCGCCGCAGCGCTGAACCTGACGACCGGCGCACCCGTGCTCGTCGTCGACCGGATCAGCTACACCGAGGACGACAAACCGCTCGAGGTGGTGCAGTTCCACCACCGTCCGGAGCGATACAGGTTCGCCGTCACGCTGCCGCGAACGATCGTCGGTCCGGGTGCCGGAATCATCGAGGAGACTAACCAGTGA
- the purQ gene encoding phosphoribosylformylglycinamidine synthase subunit PurQ — protein MTARIGIITFPGTLDDVDAARAARLVGAEAVSLWHADADLKGVDAVVVPGGFSYGDYLRAGAIARFAPVMGEVVAAADRGMPVLGICNGFQVLCEAGLLPGALTRNVGLHFICRDVWLRVTSTSTAWTSRFESDADLLIPLKSGEGRYVAPKEVLDQLEGDGRVVFRYRDNINGSQHDIAGISSANGRVVGLMPHPEHAIEGLTGPSDDGLGLFYSALDAVLTA, from the coding sequence GTGACGGCACGGATCGGCATCATCACCTTCCCGGGAACCCTCGACGACGTCGATGCCGCGCGGGCGGCCCGCCTGGTGGGCGCCGAGGCGGTCAGTCTGTGGCACGCCGACGCCGACCTCAAGGGTGTCGACGCCGTGGTGGTGCCCGGCGGCTTCTCCTACGGCGACTACCTACGCGCCGGGGCGATCGCCAGGTTCGCGCCGGTGATGGGCGAGGTGGTGGCCGCGGCCGACCGCGGCATGCCGGTGCTCGGAATCTGCAACGGTTTTCAGGTGCTCTGCGAGGCGGGCCTGCTCCCCGGTGCCCTGACGCGGAATGTCGGGCTGCATTTCATCTGCCGCGACGTGTGGCTGCGCGTCACATCCACCTCGACCGCGTGGACATCGCGTTTCGAGTCCGATGCCGACCTGCTGATTCCGCTGAAGTCGGGCGAAGGCCGCTATGTCGCGCCCAAGGAGGTGCTCGATCAGCTCGAGGGCGACGGACGGGTGGTGTTCCGTTACCGCGACAACATCAACGGCTCTCAGCACGACATCGCCGGCATCAGCTCCGCCAACGGGCGCGTCGTAGGTCTGATGCCGCACCCCGAGCACGCCATCGAGGGATTGACCGGTCCGTCCGACGACGGCTTGGGCCTGTTCTATTCGGCACTCGACGCGGTGCTGACGGCCTGA
- a CDS encoding FAD-binding dehydrogenase, translating to MSDAVSVSEDFTADAIIVGAGLAGLVAACELVDRGLRVLIVDQENSANLGGQAYWSFGGLFFVDSPEQRRLGIRDSHELALQDWLGTAAFDRPEDYWPEQWAHAYVDFAAGEKRSWLRARGLKIFPVVGWAERGGYDAQGHGNSVPRFHITWGTGPALVEMFARQLRNRPHVRFAHRHQVDRLIVEGDAVTGVRGTVLEPSEEPRGVASSRKALRKFEFRASAVVVTSGGIGGNHDLVRKNWPRRMGRAPRQLLSGVPAHVDGRMIGIAQKAGARVINPDRMWHYTEGITNYDPIWPQHGIRIIPGPSSLWLDGAGNRLPVPLFPGFDTLGTLEYIAASGYDYTWFVLNARIIEKEFALSGQEQNPDLTGHSVRRLLRARARSGPPGPVQAFIDRGVDFVTADSLPELVEAMNGLPDVEPLDYETVAAAVTSRDREVANKFTKDGQITAIRAARGYLGDRLGRVVAPHRLVDPKAGPLIAVKLHILTRKTLGGIETDLDCRVLRSDGTPINGLYAAGEAAGFGGGGMHGYRALEGTFLGGCIFSGRAAGRGVAEDIT from the coding sequence ATGAGCGATGCGGTTTCGGTTTCGGAGGACTTCACAGCCGATGCGATCATCGTCGGAGCCGGACTTGCCGGGCTGGTCGCGGCCTGCGAACTGGTGGACCGCGGGCTGCGGGTGCTTATCGTCGATCAGGAGAACAGCGCCAACCTCGGGGGCCAGGCTTACTGGTCGTTCGGCGGCCTGTTCTTCGTCGACAGCCCTGAACAGCGCCGACTGGGAATCCGTGACAGTCACGAACTCGCGCTGCAGGATTGGCTGGGCACCGCGGCCTTCGACCGTCCCGAGGACTACTGGCCGGAGCAGTGGGCGCACGCCTACGTCGACTTCGCGGCGGGGGAGAAGCGCAGCTGGCTGCGGGCGCGCGGTCTGAAGATCTTTCCGGTGGTCGGATGGGCCGAGCGTGGTGGCTATGACGCGCAGGGACACGGTAATTCGGTGCCGCGGTTTCACATCACCTGGGGGACGGGACCGGCGCTGGTGGAAATGTTCGCGCGGCAACTGCGTAACCGGCCCCATGTTCGTTTTGCCCACCGCCATCAGGTCGACAGGCTGATTGTCGAAGGCGATGCGGTCACCGGCGTCCGGGGTACCGTGCTGGAGCCGTCCGAGGAACCGCGTGGCGTGGCGTCGTCGCGAAAGGCGTTGAGAAAGTTCGAGTTCCGCGCCTCGGCGGTGGTGGTGACGAGCGGCGGCATTGGCGGTAACCACGATCTGGTGCGCAAGAACTGGCCGCGTCGGATGGGCCGGGCCCCCAGGCAGTTGCTCAGCGGAGTACCGGCCCACGTCGACGGCAGGATGATCGGCATTGCCCAGAAGGCCGGCGCGCGGGTGATCAACCCAGACCGCATGTGGCATTACACCGAGGGAATCACCAATTACGACCCGATCTGGCCGCAGCACGGCATCCGCATCATTCCGGGCCCGTCGTCGCTGTGGCTGGATGGCGCGGGAAACCGGTTGCCGGTGCCGCTGTTTCCCGGCTTCGATACGTTGGGAACCTTGGAGTACATCGCCGCCAGCGGCTATGACTACACCTGGTTTGTGTTGAACGCCAGGATTATCGAGAAGGAATTCGCGCTGTCCGGGCAGGAGCAGAATCCCGATCTGACCGGGCACAGCGTGCGCCGGCTGTTACGGGCGCGCGCCAGGTCCGGGCCACCCGGTCCGGTGCAGGCGTTCATCGACCGGGGCGTGGACTTCGTTACCGCCGACTCGCTACCGGAGCTGGTGGAGGCGATGAACGGGCTGCCCGACGTGGAGCCGTTGGACTACGAGACGGTGGCGGCCGCGGTCACCTCACGCGATCGCGAGGTGGCCAACAAGTTCACCAAGGACGGCCAGATCACCGCGATTCGGGCCGCCCGGGGCTATCTCGGCGATCGCCTGGGCCGCGTGGTGGCGCCGCACCGGCTGGTCGACCCGAAGGCCGGGCCGCTGATTGCGGTCAAGTTGCACATCCTGACGCGAAAGACGTTGGGCGGCATCGAAACCGATCTGGATTGCCGGGTGCTCAGGTCGGACGGCACTCCGATCAACGGGCTATACGCGGCGGGCGAGGCGGCCGGTTTCGGCGGTGGCGGGATGCATGGCTACCGGGCCTTGGAGGGAACCTTCCTGGGCGGCTGCATCTTCTCCGGCCGCGCCGCAGGCCGCGGTGTCGCCGAGGACATCACCTAG